A region of Subdoligranulum variabile DNA encodes the following proteins:
- a CDS encoding amino acid ABC transporter permease, which yields MIQIITTYGGLLLTAMGQTLLLALCGLFFACILGLIFGLLSVVKNRACNIVSIIFVDAIRGVPMIVLAYFIYFGIPYLLNTILGFGGVTLTALQAGTVCLALNCGAYMAEIIRAGIESVDKGQMEAARSLGLPYWRAMVRVVLPQAIRTMIPSIINQFIITLKDTSILSVIGFPELVNTAKNVVANSFMSFQVWAIVAVMYLIVITILSVLAKQMERRLNRGRE from the coding sequence TTGATCCAGATCATCACCACCTACGGCGGTCTTCTGCTCACCGCCATGGGCCAGACGCTGCTGCTGGCGCTCTGCGGGCTGTTCTTCGCCTGCATTCTGGGCCTGATCTTCGGCCTGCTCAGTGTGGTCAAGAACCGCGCGTGCAACATTGTCTCCATCATCTTCGTGGACGCCATCCGCGGCGTGCCCATGATCGTGCTGGCCTACTTCATCTACTTCGGCATCCCCTACCTGCTCAACACCATTCTGGGCTTCGGCGGGGTGACCCTCACCGCTCTGCAGGCCGGCACCGTCTGTCTGGCACTGAACTGCGGCGCCTACATGGCCGAGATCATCCGCGCCGGTATCGAGAGCGTGGACAAGGGTCAGATGGAAGCCGCCCGCAGCCTCGGCCTGCCCTACTGGCGGGCCATGGTCCGCGTGGTGCTGCCCCAGGCCATCCGCACCATGATCCCCAGCATCATCAACCAGTTCATCATCACCCTGAAGGATACCTCCATCCTGTCGGTCATCGGCTTCCCCGAGCTGGTCAACACCGCCAAGAACGTGGTGGCCAATTCCTTCATGTCCTTCCAGGTCTGGGCCATCGTCGCCGTTATGTATCTCATCGTCATCACCATCCTGTCGGTGCTGGCCAAGCAGATGGAAAGGAGGCTCAACCGTGGCCGTGAATAA